A genome region from Alphaproteobacteria bacterium includes the following:
- a CDS encoding Hpt domain-containing protein, with product MRKHFDATDADAFIAGLLQQADDVDLPDNIRANIRRFPDFLAQVDDSYNELDERMKIAVRNLEMSSEELNNSNFALMRHNIATNAMMEGLGQGLLFFGPDGICSPVYSRACLTLLEGNPADRHIADVLRLDEGQRADFEPLVGLMFDIDSTALSFDELIALAPRFYPHSQGLQVALSYKPMQGATGALMGILLVATDITVKMQAQERLRQKEEQVLRTLRIAGNRASFIHTLHVFRTVFDEMADTRDLQALRRDLHTVKGMANVFYLHDMAKMLHEIEGRLAALPQEGWQAGLRALRAEFDVRLGLGIDHAHWLGREIWGMEFETGHDVISVSTADLARFGADLHAMLQSGGASPDSASRLFFERVASQSVWSLLAFFETQLSYFAEAAGRSIRIQHDSGDDVRLFPDFYRAFFDSLTHVARNIMDHAYEPAPLREILGKPPELQVHIRTSYTDSSRSQFQLVISDDGQGISFDKVTKRLREKREKIEGRTEADLMQHIFDADFSTRDSVDMNAGRGIGMSAVKVAVEKLGGTLRVSSTEGVGTALTVVLPVLWQPHA from the coding sequence TTGCGCAAGCATTTTGACGCTACCGATGCCGATGCCTTTATCGCGGGTCTTTTGCAGCAGGCCGATGATGTCGATCTGCCCGATAATATCCGCGCCAATATCCGCCGCTTTCCCGACTTCCTTGCACAGGTCGATGACAGTTACAACGAACTGGACGAGCGCATGAAAATCGCCGTGCGCAATCTTGAAATGTCGTCGGAAGAACTGAACAACAGCAATTTCGCCCTGATGCGCCACAATATCGCGACGAACGCGATGATGGAGGGGTTGGGGCAGGGGTTGTTGTTTTTTGGCCCCGATGGCATCTGTTCTCCTGTTTATTCCCGCGCCTGCCTGACGCTGCTGGAGGGAAACCCTGCGGATCGGCATATCGCCGATGTGCTGCGCCTTGACGAAGGCCAGCGCGCCGATTTCGAGCCGCTGGTCGGGCTGATGTTCGATATAGATTCAACCGCTCTGAGCTTTGACGAGCTGATTGCGCTTGCGCCGCGCTTTTACCCGCATAGCCAGGGCCTGCAGGTCGCGCTGTCTTATAAACCCATGCAGGGCGCGACCGGAGCGCTGATGGGTATCCTGCTGGTCGCAACCGACATCACGGTCAAAATGCAGGCGCAGGAACGGCTGAGGCAGAAAGAGGAGCAGGTTCTGCGCACGCTGCGCATCGCCGGCAACCGCGCCAGTTTCATCCACACGCTTCATGTGTTCCGTACGGTATTCGACGAGATGGCGGATACGCGCGATCTTCAGGCGTTGCGCCGCGACCTGCATACGGTCAAGGGGATGGCAAACGTCTTCTACCTGCACGACATGGCAAAGATGCTGCACGAGATCGAGGGCCGCCTGGCCGCGCTGCCGCAGGAGGGCTGGCAGGCAGGATTGCGCGCTTTGCGCGCCGAATTCGACGTGCGCCTGGGACTGGGCATCGATCATGCGCACTGGCTGGGGCGTGAAATCTGGGGCATGGAGTTCGAAACGGGTCACGATGTCATCAGCGTCAGCACCGCCGATCTTGCGCGGTTTGGCGCGGATCTTCATGCCATGCTGCAGTCTGGCGGCGCATCGCCGGACAGCGCGAGCCGCCTGTTTTTCGAACGCGTCGCGTCGCAAAGCGTCTGGAGCCTGCTGGCGTTTTTCGAAACGCAGTTGTCCTATTTTGCCGAAGCCGCCGGACGTTCCATCCGCATCCAGCACGACAGCGGCGACGATGTAAGGCTGTTCCCGGATTTTTACCGCGCATTTTTCGACAGCCTGACGCATGTCGCCCGCAATATCATGGATCATGCTTACGAACCTGCGCCGCTGCGCGAGATACTGGGCAAGCCGCCGGAGCTGCAGGTGCATATCCGCACATCCTATACCGACAGCAGCCGCTCGCAGTTCCAGTTGGTCATCAGCGATGACGGACAGGGTATATCCTTCGACAAGGTCACGAAACGCTTGCGGGAAAAACGTGAAAAAATCGAAGGACGCACGGAAGCCGATCTGATGCAGCATATTTTTGACGCCGATTTTTCGACGCGCGACAGCGTGGATATGAACGCAGGGCGCGGCATCGGCATGAGCGCGGTGAAGGTGGCGGTTGAAAAACTGGGCGGCACGCTGCGCGTGTCATCGACAGAGGGCGTCGGCACGGCTTTGACGGTCGTACTGCCCGTACTGTGGCAGCCGCACGCCTAA
- a CDS encoding polyphosphate kinase 2 family protein — protein MAFPKTRIAPGSKVDLSKIDPDETFGWKKEDAKVQTAANLERIAELQELMHFESKYSMLIVLQAMDTGGKDGTVRVVGGAMNPAGVRVVSFKAPTKEELANGFMWRIENAAPKKPGEVVIFNRSQYEDVGVVRVHNLVPEATWRPRFDIIKKFEKDLTLPSKEIPAGTQVLKFFLHISKDEQWGRLMDRVNDPDKHYKLNEGDFKERAFWDDYMKAYSEAIEKTSTEDAPWFVIPANRKWLRDLIISQIVVDHLESLKMKYPPPEVDVKELQKKYFPDGRTELAAAAPADAPRKSAKDDFKPKGK, from the coding sequence ATGGCTTTCCCCAAGACGCGCATCGCGCCCGGCAGCAAGGTTGATTTGTCCAAAATCGATCCCGACGAAACCTTCGGCTGGAAAAAAGAAGATGCCAAGGTTCAGACCGCCGCCAACCTGGAGCGGATTGCTGAGCTGCAGGAGCTGATGCATTTCGAAAGCAAGTATAGCATGCTGATCGTGCTGCAGGCGATGGATACCGGCGGCAAGGACGGCACGGTGCGCGTCGTCGGCGGCGCGATGAACCCCGCCGGCGTGCGCGTCGTCAGCTTCAAGGCGCCGACCAAGGAGGAACTCGCCAACGGCTTCATGTGGCGCATCGAAAACGCCGCGCCGAAAAAACCGGGCGAGGTGGTCATCTTCAACCGCTCTCAATACGAAGATGTCGGCGTGGTGCGGGTCCACAACCTCGTGCCGGAGGCCACATGGCGTCCGCGTTTCGACATTATCAAGAAATTCGAAAAAGACCTGACCCTGCCGTCCAAGGAAATCCCCGCCGGCACCCAGGTGCTGAAATTCTTCCTGCATATCAGCAAGGATGAGCAATGGGGGCGGCTGATGGACCGCGTGAACGACCCCGACAAGCATTACAAGCTGAACGAGGGCGATTTCAAGGAACGCGCCTTCTGGGACGATTACATGAAGGCCTATTCCGAAGCGATCGAGAAGACATCGACCGAGGACGCGCCGTGGTTCGTCATCCCCGCCAACCGCAAATGGTTGCGCGACTTGATTATCTCGCAGATCGTGGTCGATCATCTGGAATCACTTAAAATGAAATATCCGCCGCCCGAGGTCGATGTGAAGGAGCTGCAGAAAAAATACTTCCCCGACGGCAGGACGGAACTTGCGGCGGCTGCGCCCGCCGATGCGCCCAGGAAATCGGCAAAAGACGATTTCAAGCCGAAGGGAAAATAG